The genomic DNA TGAGCATGTCGGCCGGCATCAACTTATCGCCCGATAACACACGTTTCATCTCGCTATCCAGATTCAGTTCCGACATTCTCGAATTCGCTTCCGCGTCTGCGATCCATTCAATACCCGGCGACGGCGGGCTATCCGCAAATGCAGCCCGACCTGCCCGGACCGCAGGTTCGACGTTGCCTGCCGGCTCGAAAGGCAATGTCGTTGCGAAAGTTTCAGGGACTGCGATGGCGGAAATGAGCGGCACCATTTTTCTTCTCTTTACGTAACGTTTTGTTCAAGCATGGAATTCGAGCGGACGATACGCCAACTCAAAACATAGGTAAGCGAAGCGCCCAGAAGGGCGCTTCGCCTTATCTCTCAGGAGAAGGACGGCTTATCGCAGCAGCGCCATGACCGCTTGATTTCGGGCCTGCTCCTTCGTTGCTGCCGCCTGTGCTGCTTCAGACTCCTTGTTGGCAGCCTGTTTCGCAGCCTGAGCATCTTGCGGGGTGCCCGTTTCGGCTGCCCGATTCGCCGCCGCATCTGCCTTGGCATTCGCTTTCGTCAGGTCGCCGTACGTGCTGCCGTTGTGGTCGTAACCAGCCGTCTGTGCGGCGCCGAGATGGCCGATATACGGATTGCTTCCACCTATAACCATGATTTGAATCCTTAAGTTTGATCACGCGTTTAACGAAGCGATTGCTTCCTACACCGCTCACCAGGCGACGCGCGCGCCCCGCAAGCTGTACTAGACACCTGAACTTCGGCATCCGATTCCTTTATGGACGCGTCAGCACTGATCGCTCTCGCGAGTCTCTTTCGTAAAAAACTCGTAAACCGACCCATCGTCATCGCGCGTCACCTCCGCTATGCAGCCGGAAATGCGCGTGAGCTTGCCGATCTTTAGCCGCGACCCCGCGAAATACATCCCACCCTGCTGATCGACGAGCCACGCACCATGCGACGAGCGCATCAGATTCATCCCGATCGATTCGAGCGGAACGCGCACCGGTCCATTGCTCGCCGGATGACCGACGAACGTCACTTCATTCAAGCCATTGATCTCGACGCGTGCGAGGCGTGCGAGGCGCGCGTAGTCCCACGACTCGGGTAGCAGATAGCCGTCGGCAGGCGGCGGCGTGACCGCGAACGCGCCGGGCTGCGCAGACTGCACTTGCGCGGCGCGGTAGTACTTGCCGAGAAACGCCTGCAACTGATCACGCAACTGATCGATCACGACAACCCTCAACACCGGCGTACGGGCGCCGCTGCGCGCGGCAATCGCAAGCGCGGAAAGGTCCGCATAGCTCTGCACATATCCCTCGTACACCGGCACGCCGGTCTTCGCATCGGTGCGCGTGCGCACGAAACGAAAAGCGGGATTGTCGTCATGACGTATCACTTTCGACGCGAACAGTGGGCTCGCAACCTGCCAGACGACCGCCGACACGAACACCACGGCAAGCGCTCCCATTCCCACTTTCACGGGAAGCGGCAGCATCGCGGAGCGCTTCGCCGCATACGCCATCGGCGCGTGAGCCAATAGCCACGCGAGTTCCGCCTTGCGTACGGCGCGCGGTGTAAGCGCGTCGCGGCTGCTGAACTGCAGCGTCGCCGCACCGAGCTCGAACGCCCCGCCAAGCCGCAGCTCAGTCGATTTGCCGGCGCGAAGCGGACGACCGAATA from Paraburkholderia edwinii includes the following:
- a CDS encoding FHA domain-containing protein is translated as MNGNALIVVTGGIHAGASVLLSDGHELSIGNGEAVDLVLIDEGVAAHHATIRLDGEKLTLVAKQDGVSVFGRPLRAGKSTELRLGGAFELGAATLQFSSRDALTPRAVRKAELAWLLAHAPMAYAAKRSAMLPLPVKVGMGALAVVFVSAVVWQVASPLFASKVIRHDDNPAFRFVRTRTDAKTGVPVYEGYVQSYADLSALAIAARSGARTPVLRVVVIDQLRDQLQAFLGKYYRAAQVQSAQPGAFAVTPPPADGYLLPESWDYARLARLARVEINGLNEVTFVGHPASNGPVRVPLESIGMNLMRSSHGAWLVDQQGGMYFAGSRLKIGKLTRISGCIAEVTRDDDGSVYEFFTKETRESDQC